In Crinalium epipsammum PCC 9333, the following are encoded in one genomic region:
- a CDS encoding slipin family protein has translation MGSLIGSVFAFVLFIALSGIKLDREYERGVIFRLGRVKGVMGPGMYWIIPWVDQKTQVDVRTKTVNIEPQETITADSVTIKVNAVLYYRLIDASKAINKVENYNTAVYQTALTTLRNVVGQNILDDVLQNRDKINTKLQEIVDEITEPWGVVIERVEMKDVEIPLAMQRAMAKEAEAIREKRARIIKASAEQEASIKLAEASRNISANPAALELRRLQMLTEIGAENNTTTIIMLPSDVVQAAKGLTTAFSNGNQTNATPFQPEVFFNEKPTLEDDLLNQP, from the coding sequence ATGGGATCTCTTATAGGTAGTGTTTTTGCTTTCGTTCTGTTTATAGCTCTATCAGGAATAAAGCTAGACCGAGAATATGAACGCGGCGTAATCTTTCGACTGGGTAGAGTTAAAGGTGTGATGGGACCAGGAATGTATTGGATTATACCTTGGGTAGATCAAAAGACTCAAGTTGATGTCCGTACTAAAACCGTCAATATTGAACCTCAAGAAACAATTACGGCTGACAGCGTAACAATTAAAGTTAATGCTGTTCTATACTACCGCCTGATTGATGCTTCTAAGGCAATCAATAAAGTTGAAAATTACAATACCGCAGTTTACCAAACCGCTTTAACAACTTTACGCAATGTTGTTGGTCAAAATATCCTTGATGATGTTTTGCAAAATCGTGACAAAATTAACACCAAACTTCAAGAAATTGTAGACGAAATTACGGAGCCTTGGGGTGTTGTCATTGAACGGGTGGAAATGAAAGATGTAGAAATTCCACTTGCTATGCAACGAGCAATGGCTAAGGAAGCGGAAGCAATTAGAGAAAAACGCGCTCGTATAATTAAAGCTTCAGCAGAACAGGAAGCATCTATTAAGTTAGCGGAAGCTTCTCGAAATATTTCTGCTAACCCAGCAGCTTTGGAATTGCGCCGTTTGCAAATGTTGACTGAAATTGGGGCAGAAAATAATACAACAACAATTATTATGTTGCCCTCGGATGTGGTTCAAGCTGCCAAAGGTTTGACTACTGCATTTTCCAATGGTAATCAAACAAATGCAACTCCTTTTCAGCCGGAAGTATTTTTTAACGAGAAGCCAACTTTGGAGGACGACCTCTTAAACCAGCCATAA
- a CDS encoding PP2C family protein-serine/threonine phosphatase has product MQPDYIVRSEINQRENNEDSFQIFSIISGLTPSPIIILAIADGMGGLAYGEQVSREGLKKLSLALFEELVVEPSINRLEAASGLDTKILSQAVMNAIEQANAHVRRVVEVNKWGKAGSTIVIAAILQDKAIVGNLGDSPLFHYQVSSGKLTKITEDHTVAAVLMQMGMLTPEMARYHEGRNQLEFYLGCYHLPQNSPLYELDLVEGDLLLLCSDGINGCLLHKEIEAIFAENKGYLAKLADNLIIAAKAAGETDNQTLILWKCQGGGKVRLSVDTVVQSGETTRQILE; this is encoded by the coding sequence ATGCAGCCTGATTACATTGTTCGTAGCGAAATCAACCAAAGGGAAAATAACGAAGATAGTTTTCAAATATTTTCTATCATTTCTGGACTAACGCCAAGCCCTATTATAATACTAGCGATCGCAGATGGGATGGGTGGGCTGGCATACGGGGAACAAGTGAGCCGAGAAGGACTCAAAAAGCTCAGTCTCGCCTTATTTGAAGAGTTAGTAGTTGAGCCATCAATTAATCGCTTGGAAGCTGCATCTGGGCTTGATACAAAAATATTATCTCAGGCTGTAATGAATGCGATCGAACAAGCGAATGCTCATGTCCGCCGGGTAGTGGAAGTTAACAAATGGGGTAAGGCTGGTTCAACTATTGTTATAGCTGCAATTTTACAAGATAAAGCGATAGTTGGAAATTTGGGAGATAGTCCTTTATTCCATTATCAGGTAAGTAGTGGCAAGCTAACTAAAATTACAGAAGATCATACGGTAGCTGCGGTGTTAATGCAGATGGGAATGCTTACACCAGAAATGGCGCGATATCATGAAGGGCGTAACCAATTGGAGTTTTATTTAGGTTGTTATCATTTACCGCAAAATTCACCTTTATATGAGTTGGATTTAGTTGAGGGAGATTTATTATTGTTGTGTTCTGATGGTATTAATGGCTGTCTTTTACACAAGGAAATAGAAGCGATTTTTGCGGAAAATAAGGGATACTTAGCCAAGCTTGCAGATAATTTAATTATAGCAGCAAAAGCGGCGGGTGAAACTGATAATCAAACTTTGATTTTGTGGAAGTGTCAAGGAGGAGGGAAAGTTCGACTCTCTGTTGATACTGTGGTTCAATCAGGGGAAACTACTCGTCAAATTTTGGAGTAG
- a CDS encoding ribbon-helix-helix domain-containing protein: protein MHSEKLSISLPVFLVQFIGNYKIAKGWESDSQVIEEALELLQYKELEQAYREASQEVDPAWDVTVADGLSDEAW from the coding sequence ATGCACTCAGAGAAACTATCAATTTCCTTACCAGTATTTTTAGTGCAATTTATTGGAAATTATAAAATTGCTAAGGGATGGGAATCTGATTCTCAAGTTATTGAAGAAGCATTAGAGTTATTACAGTATAAAGAATTAGAGCAAGCTTACCGAGAAGCGTCTCAAGAAGTTGATCCTGCTTGGGATGTGACAGTTGCGGATGGATTAAGCGATGAAGCGTGGTGA
- a CDS encoding right-handed parallel beta-helix repeat-containing protein: MRCLHCRRDGIPISAQICPNPDCGVYLPSLLRDVLPPETLLRGGSYRIDYALGRGGFGITYRAIDIGLEMLVAIKEFYPQEHAIRNGMTGGLSVATPQKAAYQRGLERFKREGRILARLNHPNVVRVFTLFEERDTAYLVMELITGNTLRDELDSQPEKRLSPARIEAVMNQLVDALATIHTAGIYHLDIKPDNVLLMPDGKVVLVDFGAAKQSFNTQSTRQFTGSYGAPEVIAGGDIGVGSDIFELGMMLHEMVTGELPPSALSRLIKDSWKPKDLGEPLQKLVTDALQIELEQRPNNIRIWWESRIAVNKTIIVSATGGGNYTTIGEAIKNAQPDSCILVRPGLYQESLIIDKQLEIIGDGLVADIVIESTDSSCIIMQTDDAVVSGLTLRGRGAVKGNKFYTVDIPQGKLVLEDCDITSDSLACIAIHGTTANPVIRRCQIHDGEGSGVYFHENGQGTVEDCDIFANAASGVGITSGGNPIIRRCQIHDGKKAGVVVKENGQGTVEDCDIFANANVGVVITSGGNPIIRRCQIHDGKKAGVAVQENGQGTVEDCDIFANTNAGIGITKGGNPIIRRCQIHDGKSAGVAVQENGQGTLEDCDIFANDNVGIGITKGGNPIIRRCQIHDGKSAGVYVYENGQGTIEDCDIFANANGGVAILKQGSNPIIRRCQINRNAFQAVRVSENGAGRVENCNLTGNTAGAWNIQPDCSVYRSGNIED, encoded by the coding sequence ATGCGTTGTCTCCATTGTCGGCGTGACGGCATTCCCATATCAGCACAAATATGTCCTAACCCCGACTGCGGAGTGTATTTACCCTCATTGCTGCGGGATGTCTTACCCCCTGAAACATTGCTGCGTGGGGGTAGCTATCGCATAGATTATGCTTTAGGGCGTGGTGGTTTTGGTATTACTTACCGCGCGATCGATATCGGGTTAGAAATGCTGGTAGCTATCAAAGAATTTTACCCCCAAGAACACGCAATACGCAATGGCATGACTGGCGGGTTAAGTGTCGCGACTCCCCAAAAAGCAGCTTATCAGCGAGGGTTAGAAAGATTTAAGCGAGAAGGACGGATTTTAGCCAGATTAAATCATCCTAATGTGGTGCGGGTTTTTACTTTATTTGAGGAACGAGATACCGCCTATTTGGTAATGGAATTAATTACCGGAAATACTTTGCGCGATGAGTTAGATTCTCAACCAGAAAAGCGGTTATCTCCAGCGCGGATAGAAGCGGTAATGAATCAATTAGTTGATGCTTTAGCAACTATCCACACCGCCGGAATTTATCATTTAGATATCAAACCGGATAATGTGCTGTTAATGCCAGATGGCAAAGTTGTCTTAGTTGATTTTGGTGCAGCGAAGCAAAGTTTTAATACTCAAAGTACACGGCAATTTACCGGAAGTTATGGCGCACCAGAGGTAATTGCAGGTGGTGATATTGGGGTAGGAAGCGATATTTTTGAGTTAGGAATGATGTTGCATGAGATGGTGACTGGAGAGTTACCGCCCTCTGCACTCAGTAGGTTAATTAAGGATAGTTGGAAACCTAAAGATTTAGGGGAACCTTTGCAGAAATTAGTTACTGATGCTTTGCAGATTGAATTAGAACAGCGTCCGAATAATATTAGGATTTGGTGGGAAAGTCGAATTGCTGTCAACAAAACTATTATTGTTTCTGCTACAGGTGGGGGTAACTACACCACTATTGGGGAAGCAATTAAAAATGCTCAACCGGATAGTTGTATTTTAGTGCGTCCAGGTTTGTATCAAGAAAGTTTGATAATAGATAAGCAATTGGAAATTATCGGTGATGGGTTAGTAGCAGATATTGTAATTGAGAGTACGGATTCAAGTTGCATTATTATGCAGACTGATGATGCTGTAGTTAGTGGTTTAACTTTGCGTGGTCGCGGTGCAGTTAAGGGTAACAAATTTTATACTGTAGATATCCCTCAAGGAAAATTAGTGCTTGAGGATTGTGATATTACTTCAGATTCATTAGCTTGCATTGCTATTCATGGAACAACTGCTAATCCTGTGATTCGTCGTTGCCAAATTCACGATGGCGAGGGAAGCGGCGTTTATTTCCATGAAAACGGACAAGGGACAGTAGAAGATTGTGATATTTTCGCAAATGCTGCATCGGGAGTCGGAATTACTTCAGGAGGCAATCCCATTATTCGTCGTTGCCAAATTCACGATGGCAAAAAAGCTGGCGTTGTTGTTAAAGAAAACGGACAAGGGACAGTAGAAGATTGTGATATTTTCGCAAATGCTAATGTGGGAGTAGTAATTACTTCAGGAGGCAACCCAATCATCCGTCGTTGCCAAATTCACGATGGCAAAAAAGCTGGCGTTGCTGTTCAAGAAAACGGACAAGGGACAGTAGAAGATTGTGATATTTTCGCCAATACTAATGCGGGAATAGGAATTACTAAAGGAGGCAACCCGATTATCCGTCGTTGTCAAATTCACGATGGCAAGTCTGCTGGCGTTGCTGTTCAAGAAAACGGACAAGGGACATTAGAAGATTGTGATATTTTCGCCAATGATAATGTGGGAATAGGAATTACTAAAGGAGGCAACCCGATTATCCGTCGTTGTCAAATTCACGATGGCAAGTCTGCTGGCGTTTATGTCTATGAAAACGGACAAGGAACAATAGAAGATTGTGACATTTTCGCCAATGCTAATGGGGGAGTAGCAATTCTTAAGCAAGGAAGCAACCCAATTATTCGTCGTTGCCAAATTAATCGGAATGCTTTTCAAGCTGTCCGAGTCTCTGAAAATGGTGCAGGTAGGGTAGAAAACTGCAATCTCACGGGCAATACTGCTGGCGCATGGAATATACAACCTGATTGTTCCGTGTATCGCAGTGGTAACATTGAGGACTAA
- a CDS encoding VWA domain-containing protein, with protein sequence MKKCTHCGASNANTAKFCNECGNALTTIATAKSESELPKKTTTGLDIEKLEHTINVLQGKRQADVMFVLDCTGSMQGEIDAIRDAITAFADTIESDGVRVRVGLVEFRDRLINEEHRVLKFAGEPFTNNSAAFRKEIAALIATGGGDEPESSLDAIMLALRQPFNPDSNKVIVLVTDAPPHIPDKETKNIEQVIAKIQSVGVQQLYLVIPTQDSNSQVYLKLLEGTRGLAFELGKGEDFRSRAESFKRTLMSLGKTISTATR encoded by the coding sequence ATGAAAAAATGTACTCATTGCGGTGCATCTAATGCTAATACTGCTAAATTTTGTAACGAATGCGGTAACGCTTTAACAACGATCGCAACCGCCAAAAGTGAATCTGAATTACCCAAAAAAACTACTACGGGGCTAGATATAGAAAAACTAGAACATACAATCAATGTTTTACAAGGAAAACGCCAAGCAGATGTCATGTTTGTATTAGATTGCACTGGCAGTATGCAGGGTGAAATTGATGCAATTCGGGATGCAATTACTGCTTTTGCTGATACAATAGAATCTGATGGAGTACGAGTGCGAGTTGGGTTAGTTGAATTTCGCGATCGCCTAATCAACGAAGAACACCGCGTCCTCAAATTTGCTGGCGAACCTTTTACCAATAATTCAGCAGCATTTCGCAAAGAAATAGCAGCATTAATAGCTACAGGTGGCGGTGATGAACCGGAAAGCAGTTTAGATGCAATTATGTTAGCTTTGCGTCAACCATTTAACCCAGATAGTAATAAAGTAATAGTATTAGTTACAGATGCACCGCCCCATATACCCGATAAAGAAACTAAAAATATTGAACAAGTAATCGCTAAAATTCAGAGTGTGGGAGTGCAGCAATTGTATTTAGTAATTCCTACTCAAGATTCTAACTCGCAGGTGTATCTTAAATTATTAGAAGGTACGCGAGGATTAGCATTTGAATTAGGAAAAGGCGAGGACTTCCGCAGTCGCGCCGAAAGTTTTAAACGTACCTTGATGTCTTTGGGGAAAACTATTTCCACAGCTACACGCTAA
- a CDS encoding lysylphosphatidylglycerol synthase domain-containing protein, with translation MRKIWSDFKPYVRWVIIGAALFFLLKALKDHASEVAAIRIGSTGWVNLAIALLVTIIAHTWSGWVWGGILNSLNQPVSMRWVIPVYLKTNLAKYLPGNVWHFYGRVVAVTNAGGTIGAATLSVLLEPLLMAAAALLMAVSGSQVSSESRWLQVICLIVVGVGIHPRILSLFIQLLSRFKGKATDGEIFKLKQYPFLPLLGEIGFLVLRGSGFLLTLMALTPVHFNQIPQLLSTFSMAWVLGLVIPGAPGGIGVFEATAIALLDQQFSPGLLISVVALFRVVSILAEAIAAGVATLVEPLFFIK, from the coding sequence ATGAGGAAAATTTGGTCGGACTTCAAACCTTACGTGCGTTGGGTAATCATTGGTGCGGCACTGTTTTTTTTGCTCAAAGCTTTGAAGGATCATGCTTCCGAAGTCGCAGCAATTCGTATTGGTAGCACCGGATGGGTAAATTTAGCGATCGCACTTTTGGTGACAATTATCGCTCATACTTGGTCTGGCTGGGTCTGGGGTGGGATTTTAAATTCACTCAATCAACCCGTAAGTATGCGATGGGTAATTCCAGTTTACCTGAAAACTAATTTGGCTAAATATTTACCTGGTAATGTCTGGCACTTTTATGGTCGCGTTGTCGCAGTGACCAATGCCGGAGGTACAATAGGTGCTGCTACTTTAAGCGTTTTACTCGAACCATTATTAATGGCTGCTGCTGCTTTATTAATGGCTGTTAGTGGCAGTCAGGTAAGCAGCGAAAGTCGCTGGTTACAAGTTATTTGTTTAATTGTCGTAGGTGTTGGCATTCATCCCCGTATTTTAAGCTTATTTATTCAATTATTGAGTCGTTTCAAGGGAAAGGCAACTGACGGGGAAATATTTAAGTTAAAACAATACCCGTTTTTGCCTTTGTTAGGAGAGATAGGCTTTTTGGTACTGCGTGGGAGTGGTTTTTTATTAACGTTGATGGCGCTAACACCTGTGCATTTTAACCAAATTCCTCAATTATTGAGTACATTTAGTATGGCATGGGTGTTGGGTTTAGTTATTCCTGGCGCACCTGGGGGAATTGGAGTATTTGAAGCCACTGCGATCGCACTTTTAGATCAACAATTTTCTCCAGGTTTATTGATCAGCGTTGTGGCTTTATTCCGTGTTGTCAGTATTTTAGCAGAAGCGATCGCTGCTGGAGTCGCTACTTTAGTAGAGCCATTATTTTTCATTAAATAA
- a CDS encoding winged helix-turn-helix transcriptional regulator produces the protein MEAINENHDKTTCSVEITLKVIGGRWKVLILRELFHGVKRFNQLHRSINGVTQKMLTQQLREMEQEGLIHREVYLQVPPKVEYSLTPLGESLKPILDSMHQWGTKFLSQKNSDSELEPPIAM, from the coding sequence ATGGAAGCTATAAATGAAAATCACGATAAAACTACCTGTTCAGTAGAAATCACTCTTAAGGTTATTGGTGGAAGATGGAAAGTTTTGATTCTGCGTGAGTTATTTCATGGAGTTAAACGTTTCAATCAACTGCATCGCTCTATCAATGGAGTTACTCAAAAAATGCTTACCCAGCAACTTAGAGAGATGGAGCAAGAGGGATTAATTCATCGAGAAGTTTACTTGCAGGTTCCTCCAAAAGTGGAATATTCCCTCACCCCATTAGGCGAAAGTTTGAAACCAATACTTGATTCAATGCACCAATGGGGAACAAAGTTTTTAAGTCAAAAAAACTCAGATTCAGAATTAGAACCACCAATTGCCATGTAA
- a CDS encoding FHA domain-containing serine/threonine-protein kinase, giving the protein MSERILQVMVGGVIPLNIGSIANVELLELLGAGAFGSAWKVKDCNTGKLYVLKIIQCIKPGTIMVERVRLEAEVFVPSDYIVPVIGLCEWDGSTFLILFEYFPGSSLDNLLLEGSLTDKQKKDIFYQTLLGVADAHAHNIIHRDLKPANILVGKDGKVKLIDFGISKFKGMGLTVSGEIIGTIPYMAPELLLYGSKLADARADIYALGHILYELAMGEHFWARQGWRELKDFARYLKQTPPPTEAIDCRDFKCDFFREAHRVLPSMVKIENSQRYRRIDYLLSDLGYIPDLPEIPKDLNLRYPLLIVESGSNKGARRLVNIDDGGCLVLGRADIAGDDSSISRRHLQFMRVGDSYYVQDLNSKNGTWVQGITLEEGEPMMEIKHGDRIKIGDIFLRFAFAREI; this is encoded by the coding sequence ATGTCTGAACGTATTTTACAAGTGATGGTTGGGGGTGTGATTCCCCTTAATATTGGCTCTATTGCTAATGTTGAGCTTTTAGAGTTGTTGGGTGCGGGTGCTTTTGGTTCGGCTTGGAAAGTTAAGGATTGTAATACAGGAAAGTTGTATGTTTTAAAGATTATTCAATGTATCAAACCAGGGACAATAATGGTGGAAAGGGTACGTTTAGAAGCTGAGGTATTTGTACCTTCAGATTATATTGTTCCTGTTATTGGTTTGTGTGAATGGGATGGAAGTACTTTTTTGATTTTATTTGAGTATTTCCCTGGCAGTTCTTTAGACAATTTGCTGTTAGAAGGTAGCCTTACGGATAAGCAAAAGAAGGATATTTTTTATCAAACCTTACTAGGGGTAGCTGATGCTCATGCCCATAATATCATTCACCGTGATTTAAAGCCAGCGAATATTTTAGTAGGTAAGGATGGAAAGGTTAAATTAATTGATTTTGGGATTTCTAAGTTTAAGGGAATGGGATTAACCGTTAGTGGCGAAATAATCGGGACTATTCCTTATATGGCTCCAGAGTTATTATTATATGGCTCTAAACTTGCTGATGCGCGGGCAGATATTTATGCGCTTGGTCATATTTTATATGAGTTGGCGATGGGAGAACATTTTTGGGCGCGTCAAGGTTGGCGAGAATTAAAAGATTTTGCCCGTTATTTAAAGCAAACCCCACCGCCTACAGAAGCAATTGATTGTAGGGATTTTAAGTGTGATTTTTTCCGAGAAGCACACCGAGTTTTACCGTCTATGGTAAAGATAGAGAATAGCCAACGCTATCGTAGAATTGATTATCTATTATCGGATTTAGGTTATATTCCTGATTTACCGGAAATTCCTAAAGATTTAAATTTGCGTTATCCGTTGTTAATTGTAGAATCTGGTAGTAATAAGGGCGCAAGAAGGTTAGTAAATATTGATGATGGAGGTTGTTTAGTTTTAGGGCGTGCGGATATTGCTGGCGATGATAGTAGTATTAGCCGTCGCCATCTACAATTTATGCGCGTAGGTGATAGTTATTATGTCCAAGATTTGAATAGTAAAAACGGGACTTGGGTACAAGGAATTACTTTAGAGGAGGGAGAACCAATGATGGAAATAAAACATGGCGATCGCATTAAAATAGGAGATATCTTTTTACGCTTTGCTTTTGCGCGAGAAATATGA
- a CDS encoding EAL domain-containing protein — MNTIKPVNFCDRCESLPEKIEDSGNLYLWFPLGHSLIKVTHYLRKAEINYELKDEGQCLAISLQATEIENCVNTLPGILTKNELHNTQALFITHAGEPKLRDIYRTTSLLRFISLRQSSWVLDMLAADRVTSQFQPIVYAEDTSRVFGQEALLRGLGEDGSLIPPGKFFPLAASAGILVQLDLMGRRSAIREAMRHQINDKIFINFSPTSIYDPASCLRSTMKAIDEAGIAHEQIVFEVVESDHVEDSSHLKGILDVYREAGFSMALDDFGAGYSNLNLLHELRPDLIKLDMNLIRDVHKDPYKAMVTEKILEITGHLNIKTVAEGIECIEEFEWVKERGATFVQGYLISKPMTVPVIQPAQLNRENLLAS; from the coding sequence GTGAATACTATCAAACCTGTAAATTTTTGTGATCGTTGCGAAAGTTTACCCGAAAAAATAGAGGATTCTGGTAATTTATACCTATGGTTTCCATTAGGTCATAGCTTAATTAAGGTAACTCATTACTTGCGTAAAGCTGAAATAAATTACGAACTCAAAGATGAAGGGCAATGTCTAGCTATTTCTTTACAAGCAACTGAGATTGAAAACTGTGTTAACACCCTACCAGGAATTTTGACAAAAAATGAGTTGCACAACACACAAGCGTTGTTCATCACTCATGCTGGAGAACCTAAACTGCGTGATATTTATAGAACAACCTCATTATTACGTTTTATTAGCTTGAGGCAGTCTAGTTGGGTACTAGATATGTTAGCCGCAGATCGTGTTACTAGCCAATTTCAACCAATTGTATATGCAGAAGATACATCGCGTGTATTTGGTCAAGAAGCATTGCTACGGGGATTGGGAGAGGATGGCAGTCTAATTCCTCCTGGTAAATTTTTCCCATTAGCCGCGAGTGCAGGTATTCTTGTACAACTAGACTTAATGGGACGGCGCAGTGCTATTCGTGAGGCAATGCGGCATCAAATAAATGATAAAATTTTTATCAATTTCTCTCCTACTTCGATTTATGATCCAGCGTCTTGTTTGCGTTCAACTATGAAGGCGATTGATGAAGCAGGTATTGCTCATGAACAGATAGTTTTTGAAGTAGTGGAATCTGATCACGTCGAAGACAGTAGTCACCTCAAAGGCATTTTAGATGTTTATCGGGAAGCGGGTTTTTCGATGGCATTAGATGATTTTGGCGCGGGCTATTCTAACTTAAATTTACTCCACGAGTTGCGTCCAGATTTAATTAAGCTAGATATGAATCTGATTCGCGATGTGCATAAAGATCCTTACAAAGCGATGGTAACGGAGAAAATTTTAGAAATTACTGGGCATTTAAATATTAAAACAGTTGCCGAAGGCATTGAATGTATTGAAGAATTTGAATGGGTAAAAGAGCGAGGAGCAACTTTTGTACAGGGTTATTTAATCTCAAAACCGATGACGGTACCTGTAATCCAACCTGCTCAATTAAACAGAGAGAATTTACTTGCTAGTTAA
- the typA gene encoding translational GTPase TypA, producing the protein MTLPIRNVAIIAHVDHGKTTLVDALLKQSGIFREGEEVPDCVMDSNDIERERGITILSKNTAVQYKDTHINIVDTPGHADFGGEVERVLGMVDGCILIVDANEGPMPQTRFVLKKALEKGLRPIVVVNKIDRGQADPFVAIDKVLDLFIELGADDDQCEFPYLFASGMSGYAKDSLDDENVDMKPLFEAILHHVPPPVGDPTKPLQLQVTTLDYSEYVGRIVIGKIHNGTIYVGQQAALIKENGEIAKGKITKLMGFEGLKRIDLTEASAGNIIAVAGFADANIGETITNPDNPQALPLIKVDEPTLQMTFSVNDSPFAGQEGKLVTSRQVRDRLFRELETNVALRVEETDSPDKFLVSGRGELHLGILIENMRREGYEFQVSQPQVIYREVNGQPCEPYELLVLDVPEEAVGGCIERLGQRKGEMQDMLVGASNRTQLEFIIPARGLIGFRGEFMRITRGEGIMNHSFLDYRQICGDIVARRNGVLISFEEGVATYYALLNAEDRGVFFIAPGTKVYRGMIVGENTRPQDLELNICKTKQLTNHRASGGEELVQLQAPVEMSLERALEYIGSDELVEVTPKSIRLRKLSKKLVKR; encoded by the coding sequence ATGACGCTTCCCATTCGCAACGTTGCCATCATTGCTCACGTAGATCACGGCAAAACTACACTTGTTGATGCCTTGCTCAAACAATCCGGCATTTTCCGCGAAGGGGAAGAAGTTCCGGATTGCGTAATGGACTCTAACGATATTGAGCGCGAACGCGGTATCACCATCCTTTCTAAGAATACCGCCGTTCAATACAAAGACACACACATTAATATTGTTGACACCCCTGGACACGCTGACTTCGGTGGCGAAGTTGAGCGCGTACTCGGTATGGTCGATGGCTGCATCTTAATTGTAGATGCCAACGAAGGTCCCATGCCGCAAACGCGGTTTGTGTTGAAAAAAGCCTTAGAAAAGGGACTACGCCCCATTGTTGTAGTCAATAAAATTGACCGTGGACAAGCAGATCCCTTCGTCGCAATAGATAAAGTATTGGATCTATTCATAGAACTAGGCGCTGATGACGATCAGTGCGAGTTCCCCTACTTATTTGCTTCTGGGATGTCAGGCTACGCCAAAGACAGCTTAGATGATGAAAACGTAGACATGAAGCCTTTATTTGAGGCAATTCTGCACCATGTTCCACCCCCAGTAGGCGATCCTACTAAACCGCTACAACTGCAAGTCACAACCCTAGACTATTCGGAATATGTAGGTCGGATTGTTATTGGCAAAATCCATAACGGTACAATCTACGTTGGTCAGCAAGCTGCTTTGATTAAGGAAAACGGCGAAATTGCCAAAGGCAAAATTACTAAGTTGATGGGCTTTGAAGGATTGAAGCGCATTGACTTAACAGAAGCATCTGCTGGTAATATCATTGCCGTTGCTGGTTTTGCTGATGCGAATATTGGGGAAACAATTACTAATCCCGATAATCCCCAAGCATTACCACTAATTAAAGTAGATGAACCGACATTGCAAATGACGTTCTCTGTGAACGACTCACCATTTGCAGGTCAAGAAGGCAAACTGGTAACATCACGACAAGTGCGCGATCGCTTATTCCGTGAATTAGAAACCAACGTCGCCTTACGGGTAGAAGAAACCGACTCCCCCGATAAATTCCTCGTTTCCGGTCGTGGTGAATTACACCTGGGCATTTTAATTGAAAATATGCGTCGGGAAGGATACGAATTTCAGGTATCCCAGCCACAAGTAATTTACCGTGAAGTCAACGGACAACCCTGCGAACCTTACGAATTATTGGTGCTGGACGTTCCAGAAGAAGCCGTAGGCGGTTGCATTGAACGCTTAGGACAACGCAAAGGCGAAATGCAGGATATGCTAGTTGGCGCTAGTAATCGCACTCAGCTAGAATTTATTATCCCCGCTCGTGGTTTAATCGGCTTCCGAGGTGAATTCATGCGAATCACTCGCGGTGAAGGCATTATGAACCACAGCTTCTTAGATTATCGTCAAATTTGTGGCGATATTGTTGCCCGTCGTAACGGTGTATTGATTTCCTTTGAAGAAGGCGTTGCTACCTATTATGCCCTGCTAAATGCTGAAGACCGAGGCGTATTCTTTATTGCCCCTGGTACGAAAGTTTACAGAGGTATGATTGTTGGGGAAAACACTCGCCCACAAGACTTAGAACTCAATATCTGCAAAACTAAGCAGCTAACTAACCATCGTGCGTCTGGTGGTGAAGAATTAGTACAGTTGCAAGCACCAGTGGAAATGAGTTTAGAGCGTGCTTTGGAGTATATCGGATCAGATGAATTGGTGGAAGTAACACCAAAGTCAATTCGTCTGCGGAAGCTGTCGAAGAAGTTGGTGAAGCGGTAA